The following coding sequences lie in one Phaenicophaeus curvirostris isolate KB17595 chromosome 5, BPBGC_Pcur_1.0, whole genome shotgun sequence genomic window:
- the LOC138720608 gene encoding inner centromere protein A-like, whose product MAEADGPTRLLEVCGQRFSRFLHNAKHKHLAWLREVEEQGMRLLESSFGAEPTLMPKTPSQRRRSRKRQSSCLKEEIKEPNRRRLSRRRSSVKPASSKPSSQRRQSKEQPQGPGHRGEEVAVPDCAVGSEAGVKIELPGPAGKGLAEAQDPVEKASCQGSLWEANSSSAARVEQLSPQGNAGTAHAGDASCSTLVPAARAALEEEEEQPLKRTVSPSVAQAAGDRDPAVLQGDPSLQGLEEVLFQDSDSKMMTARSKACRCSGRRSSAGGSHKSRRASLAAKYSLASKRESMIRRSVSRAILKKAVAQASSSASSRASCQRSLEDFVEEDATSSTRPGPELDPPGGKAPEETLASSRSTQAANPSTPPLAPPEQQAGSNKGNSMNPTSEARNENQGKPHCVKTWENRSGVWTRSYKQAMGALWNGQQPGAHTLSPVDEKQKNSSNQAPPSFSSASKVVRPLKNFLQAVQQNQLLASPGPTGHGGVIKNFIKRNTPSRPAPKGDFVEKERQRLESLRRKQEAEEERRKKVEEEKRRRQAEMKQRREERLRKALQARERVEQMEEEKKKRMEQKILQSDEKVHLPQGREEKVPEERSKKKLSKKHREVDAQKQKAPKVEEGELEQQESLQRRREDEMKEKGKRVWELRNLAEQQQVEQGKERDHRQREKKGTQSQLESAVPAEKNRKEESPKVLQQHPGQEKKAKQPESIAVASNPWLKAAKEEGGLQELGEGKKMKQPEALTAASGTWLSKTVQKSISASCSGPSKGTEEPRSPTANENNYGMDLKSDDSTDDENEPRKPVPAWADGAQLNQAIIHQYYHPVNVDELFGLIPSPKLEDIFGKSKPRYFKRTSSAVWHSPPGTLSTFGPSCYFSS is encoded by the exons atGGCGGAGGCCGATGGTCCCACGCGGCTGCTGGAGGTGTGCGGGCAGCGGTTCTCCCGGTTCCTCCACAATGCCAAGCACAAGCACCTGGCCTGGCTGcgggaggtggaggagcagggCATGAGGCTGCTCGAGAG CAGCTTCGGGGCTGAACCCACTCTGATGCCCAAAACGCCGTCGCAGAGGAGGCGTTCCAGGAAAAGGCAATCCTCCTGCCTCAAAGAGGAGATCAAGGAGCCCAACAGGAGGAG GTTGTCCAGAAGAAGAAGCAGTGTCAAACCAGCATCTTCCAAGCCGAGTTCCCAAAGGCGCCAGAGCaaggagcagccccagggccctgGCCATCGGGGGGAAGAGGTGGCTGTGCCAGACTGTGCAGTGGGGTCTGAAGCTGGTGTGAAAATCGAGCTCCCTGGGCCGGCTGGGAAAGGGCTGGCAGAGGCACAGGATCCCGTGGAGAAGGCGAGCTGTCAGGGCAGCCTTTGGGAAGCCAACAGCAGCAGCGCAGCCCGCGTGGAGCAGCTGTCACCCCAGGGAAACGCAGGCACTGCGCACGCTGGTGATGCATCTTGTTCCACTCTGGTTCCTGCTGCCCGAGCAGcactggaggaggaagaggagcagccCCTGAAAAGAACAGTGAGCCCCTCTGTTGCCCAGGCTGCTGGGGACAGAGATCCTGCCGTGCTCCAAGGAGACCCATCTCTGCAAGGCCTTGAAGAGGTGCTTTTCCAGGACTCTGACAGCAAGATGATGACAGCAAGATCCAAAGCGTGCCGCTGCTCTGGGCGCCGGAGCAGTGCTGGTGGCTCCCACAAGAGCCGCAGAGCCTCCTTGGCAGCAAAGTACTCTCTGGCCAGCAAGAGGGAGAGCATGATCCGGAGATCTGTCAGCAGGGCCATCCTGAAGAAGGCAGTGGCACAGGCGtcctcctctgcctccagcagaGCGAGCT GTCAAAGATCCTTGGAGGATTTTGTGGAAGAAGATGCGACCAGCAGCACAAG GCCTGGACCAGAGCTGGATCCCCCAGGTGGAAAG gcTCCTGAGGAGACCCTTGCTTCAAGCAGAAGTACACAGGCTGCCAACCCTTCCACACCGCCCTTAGCTCCTCctgagcagcaggcagggagcaaCAAAG GAAACTCTATGAACCCAACCAGTGAAGCTCGGAACGAGAACCAGGGGAAGCCCCACTGTGTCAAGACTTGGGAGAACCGCTCAGGCGTCTG GACAAGAAGCTACAAACAAGCAATGGGTGCCCTATGGAATGGGCAGCAGCCGGGGGCTCACACCCTTTCCCCAGTggatgaaaagcagaagaactCATCGAACCAGGCTCcaccttctttctcttctgccagCAAG GTTGTTAGACCATTGAAGAACTTCCTGCAGGCTGTGCAGCAAAACCAGCTGCTGGCGAGCCCGGGGCCCACCGGACATGGGGGAGTCATAAAGAACTTCATCAAACGCAACACTCCCTCCCGGCCTGCTCCAAAG GGAGACTTTGTT GAGAAGGAGCGGCAGAGGCTGGAAAGCCTCAGGAGGaagcaggaggctgaggaggagaggaggaagaaagtggaggaggaaaagaggcgGCGGCAGGCAGAGATGAAGCA gaggagggaagagcgCCTGAGGAAGGCACTGCAGGCTCGGGAGCGGGTGGAACagatggaagaagagaagaagaagcgGATGGAGCAGAAGATTTTACAGAGTGATGAGAAG GTGCATCTCCCACAAGGGCGAGAAGAGAAAGTGCCTGAGGAGCGGAGCAAGAAAAAGCTGTCCAAGAAGCACAGGGAAGTTGATGCCCAGAAGCAGAAAGCACCAAAGGTG gAGGAAGGTGAACTTGAGCAGCAAGagtccctgcagagaaggagagaggatgagatgaaagaaaaaggaaagagagtcTGGGAACTGAGAAAtctggcagagcagcagcaggtggaaCAAGGGAAGGAGAG GGATCACAGACAGCGAGAGAAGAAGGGCACCCAATCTCAGCTGGAGTCAGCAGTGCCTGCTGAAAAGAACAGGAAG GAGGAGAGCCCAaaagtgctgcagcagcaccctgGGCAGGAGAAGAAAGCCAAGCAACCGGAATCCATTGCTGTAGCTTCCAATCCCTGGCTCAAAGCAGCAAAG GAGGAGGGTggtctgcaggagctgggagaggggaagaagatGAAGCAGCCAGAAGCGTTGACTGCTGCCTCTGGCACATGGCTGAGCAAAACCGTGCAG AAATCCATCTCTGCATCCTGCTCAGGGCCctccaagggcacagaggaaCCCAGGTCCCCAACAGCGAATGAAAATAACTATGGGATGGACCTGAAAAGTGATGACTCTACAGATGATGAGAACGAGCCTCGGAAGCCTGTCCCTGCCTGGGCTGATG GGGCTCAGCTCAACCAAGCCATCATACACCAGTACTACCACCCGGTGAATGTTGATGAGCTCTTTGGGCTCATTCCGAGCCCGAAGCTGGAGGATATTTTTGGGAAGAGCAAGCCCCGGTACTTCAAGCGCACGAGCTCAGCAGTTTGGCACTCCCCGCCGGGGACCTTGTCCACCTTTGGTCCATCTTGCTACTTCAGCAGCTGA